Proteins found in one Chloroflexota bacterium genomic segment:
- the prmC gene encoding peptide chain release factor N(5)-glutamine methyltransferase has translation MAITTVREALIEAANHLISASLTPQLDARVLLAHMLGLTPTQMLAAFNDQLSTEQVTQFQGLIERRSSLEPIAYLIGSREFYGLTFNVDRRVLVPRPDTEILVEQALTWIKQQQRPLVVADIGTGSGCIAVAVAKHAPNIKMYAVDLSPAALAVAQSNVERHGLQQQIELIHGDGANQLPEPIDLLLSNPPYTLLDEIEPGVRLHEPTLALDGGPDGLDCYRQLLPATAAILRQGLPSAALFEIGAWQGADVIALAQASFPQAKIQLVRDLAARDRVVQIEQA, from the coding sequence ATGGCTATAACAACTGTGCGCGAGGCATTAATTGAGGCAGCTAACCATTTGATCAGCGCTTCGCTGACCCCGCAACTTGATGCTCGCGTGCTGCTAGCCCATATGCTCGGTCTTACGCCGACCCAAATGTTGGCTGCATTCAACGATCAGCTCTCGACTGAACAAGTTACTCAATTTCAAGGCTTAATTGAGCGGCGCAGCAGCTTAGAGCCAATCGCCTATCTGATTGGCTCGCGTGAGTTTTATGGCTTAACGTTTAATGTTGATCGACGGGTTTTGGTGCCACGGCCTGATACTGAGATTTTGGTGGAGCAGGCATTAACCTGGATCAAACAGCAGCAACGCCCATTAGTTGTAGCCGATATTGGCACGGGCAGCGGTTGTATTGCGGTGGCGGTGGCCAAACATGCACCCAATATTAAAATGTATGCGGTTGATCTTTCGCCCGCTGCCTTGGCCGTGGCTCAAAGTAATGTGGAGCGTCATGGCTTGCAGCAACAGATTGAGCTGATTCATGGCGATGGTGCCAACCAATTACCAGAACCAATTGATTTGCTTTTGAGCAACCCACCCTATACCTTGCTCGACGAAATTGAGCCTGGAGTACGCTTGCATGAGCCAACTCTGGCGCTCGATGGCGGCCCCGATGGGCTTGATTGCTATCGTCAATTATTGCCAGCAACGGCGGCAATTTTGCGCCAAGGCCTGCCGAGTGCAGCGCTATTTGAGATTGGGGCTTGGCAAGGGGCAGACGTTATTGCCCTTGCGCAAGCCAGTTTTCCGCAGGCCAAGATTCAGCTTGTGCGCGATTTGGCCGCCCGCGATCGGGTTGTGCAGATCGAGCAGGCCTAG
- the aroB gene encoding 3-dehydroquinate synthase has product MQPSGQSIALIGPSGAGKSTVGVGLAQALGWRFIDLDQLIIERAEKSISDIFSQEGEAGFRERETAALVQALQTDQAVIACGGGIVLREVNRQLLREQAWCVYLTSAISTLVKRLTADQANPRPLLASDINEQLVIQLAERLPLYSTLANWTIQTDGLAPQIVVEQLIRAWGLVGKPQVSEVFSSFNSRYYVKSGALAALPNELANLGLTGTCWLISDSHVGPMYAPALIRALENSGFTCQRYDISAQEASKSWQQAGELYTWLLENGVQRGDTVLALGGGVVGDLAGFIAASILRGIAVVQLPTTILAMIDSSIGGKTGINHPRGKNLIGAFHPPRLVLIDDAVLSSLPRRERAAGWAEAVKHGVIADAQLFADLEQAGASLNDVPAKITSDLLVRSAAVKIGVVNRDERETGERMLLNYGHTLGQAVEAATQYKRYVHGEAVAIGMTFAANLAVQLGMWSSAEAERQRALLQALELPTALPRDLDIEATLAALNLDKKRAKGSVRWVLPTRIGHAQVESHVDPELVRKLVHELVEQA; this is encoded by the coding sequence ATGCAACCATCTGGGCAATCGATTGCGTTAATTGGCCCAAGCGGCGCAGGCAAAAGTACGGTTGGCGTAGGTTTAGCCCAAGCGCTCGGCTGGCGTTTTATCGATTTAGATCAACTGATTATCGAACGCGCTGAAAAAAGTATTAGCGATATTTTTAGCCAAGAGGGCGAAGCAGGCTTTCGTGAGCGCGAAACCGCCGCTTTGGTCCAAGCACTACAAACAGATCAAGCCGTTATCGCCTGTGGCGGCGGCATCGTTTTGCGCGAAGTTAATCGGCAATTGCTGCGCGAACAGGCTTGGTGTGTCTATCTCACCAGCGCCATCAGCACCTTGGTTAAACGTTTAACTGCCGATCAAGCCAATCCTCGGCCATTACTGGCGAGCGATATTAATGAGCAACTGGTCATTCAACTTGCCGAGCGTTTGCCACTTTACAGCACCCTCGCCAACTGGACGATTCAGACCGATGGCTTGGCTCCGCAAATTGTGGTCGAACAACTGATTCGGGCTTGGGGTTTGGTGGGCAAACCGCAGGTCAGCGAAGTGTTTAGCTCATTCAACAGTCGTTATTATGTCAAAAGCGGCGCACTGGCAGCCCTGCCCAATGAATTAGCTAATCTTGGTCTCACTGGCACATGCTGGCTAATCAGCGATAGCCATGTTGGGCCGATGTATGCGCCAGCCTTGATTCGAGCCTTGGAAAACTCCGGTTTCACATGCCAACGCTACGATATTTCGGCGCAAGAGGCCAGCAAATCATGGCAGCAAGCAGGTGAACTGTATACATGGCTGCTCGAAAATGGGGTGCAGCGTGGCGATACGGTGTTGGCATTGGGCGGTGGCGTGGTTGGCGATTTAGCAGGCTTTATCGCGGCCTCAATTTTGCGTGGCATCGCGGTGGTGCAACTGCCAACCACCATTTTGGCAATGATCGATAGCAGCATTGGTGGCAAAACGGGCATTAATCACCCGCGTGGCAAAAATTTAATTGGGGCGTTTCATCCGCCACGTTTGGTGTTAATTGATGATGCGGTGCTGAGCAGTTTGCCACGTCGCGAACGGGCAGCAGGCTGGGCCGAAGCCGTCAAACATGGCGTGATTGCTGATGCGCAATTGTTCGCCGATTTGGAGCAAGCAGGGGCAAGCCTCAATGATGTGCCCGCCAAGATCACCAGCGATCTGTTGGTACGCTCGGCGGCGGTCAAAATTGGCGTGGTCAATCGCGACGAACGCGAAACCGGTGAACGTATGTTGCTCAATTATGGCCATACGTTGGGTCAAGCTGTCGAGGCCGCGACCCAATACAAACGCTATGTGCATGGCGAAGCGGTAGCGATTGGCATGACCTTTGCTGCTAATCTGGCGGTGCAACTTGGCATGTGGTCTAGCGCCGAGGCCGAGCGCCAACGAGCTTTGTTGCAAGCACTCGAATTGCCAACCGCCCTGCCGCGTGATTTGGATATTGAAGCGACCCTAGCAGCGCTCAATTTGGATAAAAAACGCGCCAAAGGCAGTGTACGCTGGGTACTGCCAACCCGCATCGGCCATGCGCAAGTTGAATCACACGTTGACCCTGAATTAGTCCGCAAATTAGTGCATGAATTGGTCGAACAAGCCT